Part of the Vitis vinifera cultivar Pinot Noir 40024 chromosome 13, ASM3070453v1 genome is shown below.
attcatatttaacatACTAATTAAGTTCTAAAAATCTCCAACTAttcattctctcttttttttttaaaataaataaataaatgattgaaaaataaaaataaaagctttGTGCTTATTGTactctattaaatattaaattgtctAAATGTTAGatgtaatatatttaattaattttcttaatggattgttttaattattaaattataaacttatataaaaaatattgttaaaataataattgacaaATTAAAAAAGACTTGCAAAGTTTTTATACTTTTGATTTGTTTGTAATccaaaatcatttaaatttcttttattactttcattttttaatcaattaatttgtttttattattattttattttttctccgAAAACAGATTATTGGTGCCACCATGTGGTATGGTATAGAAGAATCATGTTTCGCTACCAACCTTTTTAAtacaaagttttttatttaatttttttaactaaaatataaaaactgtATAACAATTTGTTTGGGTGCAAAGGCTCATCCTTTTCCACTACTTGGTCTTTTTCTAGTGTTATGTAAGCATCATTATCTCCCCTATATGTCTTGTTTCAATGCTAAGTCTTTTGTTAAGCATCATTGTCTACCCTACATTTCCTTTTCCAATACTAAGTCTTATTTTAGGCATCATTACCTACCATTTTAGGAGTTACTTATAACATCATGCATGTTATGTGATTGATGTTTTTTAATGCTTAGTCTCATTTTAGGCATCATTACCTACCTTTTTAGGAGTTACTTGTAACATCATGCATGTTATGTGATTGACGATTTCTAATGCTAAGTCTTATTTTAGGCATCATTACCTACCTTTTTAGGAGTTACTTATAACATCATGCATGTTATGTGATTGATGTTTTTTAATGGTACATCTCATTTTAGGCATCACTACCTACCTTTTTAGGAGTTCCTTGTAACATCATGCATGTTATGTGATTGGCGGTTTTTAATGCTAAGTCTCGTTTTAGGCATCATTACCTACCTTTTTAGGAGTTACTtagtcttttatttatttatttatttttattttttattgttatgtAAGCATCATTATCTCCCCCTATATGTCTTGTTTCAATGCTAAGTCTTTTGTTAAGCATCATTGTCTACCCTACATAATATTAAGTTTTCAATAACATCATGCATGTTATGTGATTGacgtagtagtagtagtagtaataaaaataataataatgataataataataatatgtgtattttattttcaattaaaaatttaatacaaaaataaaatgtctTAATTCCTTCAAAgagattaaaaatgtttttttttttatttctaaattctaaAAGTAGATACCAACATAAGTCAACATGACatggtacaaagaatgtgatcaaggtataaaaaaaatatgattaaagtatgaaaagtatgtttaaggtatgaagaatgtgacaATGGTGCAATATAGTCGAAGTACATAGATAGGGAAAATTATGTTTATGAGAGCTTGAGaagatcatttaaaaatataatgatctAGGTATgtataatttgaataaatttgaaaaatacaaataagGTGAAAAATATATGACTAAGGACTAAggtacaaaaaatatgttttaggtACAAAGAATGTAACTAGGGTATAAAGAATATGACCTACTTATTGAAGTATGAAAAAGGTGACCAAGGTAATTAGGtgtaaaaaaaagtgatttaaatacaaaaaatgttatcaaactattaaaatataaaaaaatgttacatgGATACAAAAATTGTTATAGCATGCAACAAATATAACTAGAATACAACATGAGTAACTAAAGTGCTAAGGTATGAATAATGCAACCTAAGTATAAAGAAAGTGACCGCGGGatacaaaaaatatgacaaaatatGATTAAGGTACTAAGATACAAAAAATGTTATCAAAGTATCAATGTACAAAGTATACCatctagaaatgaaaaaaaaaaagtgatttagaTACAAATAATGtaatctagataaaaaaaaaattgtgaccaAAGTATGAAAAATGTGTTTAAGGTATGAAGAATGAAATAACAATATCAAGGTATAAAATTTGTAATCTAAATGCAAAAAAgtataaatcaaaatatgtatatatgagggatataaaaaacaatattattatttcacatgatatttttctttacatgattatattcacataaaataaatgaagaatgTTTCAAGGTAATGAGACCTTCAATTGTGTtatattttcttcatcattaatcaaattgaaattcatttttagcGTACTAATTAAGTTACACAAATCTACAATTTTTCATTCTCCTTcctacaaaattaaaaaataaagataaatattaatttttccaaATGTTAGatgtaatatatttaattaattttcttaatgaactgttttatttattaaatcataaacttatataaaaattcttatcaaaataataattgaccAACTAAAAAAAAGTTGCAAAGTTATtatacttttgatatatatgcaatccaaacttatttaaatttctttggttACGTTCCTTTTGTTAACCGatttatcttattatatatacaagaaaacaaattattggTGTCACCATGTGGTATAGTATAGAAGAATcatgctttgataccaattctttttattacaaagttttttatttaagttttttaactAAGATAAACAAAGTATTTAACATTTTGCTTGGATGCAAAGGTTTCCTTTTCCCTTGTTTAGTCTCTTTTTATTGTTAAAGGCCTATAAagtatttaacattatttaattaaaaatgttaaaggcTCAATATCCAATGATCCCCCCTAGAACTGTGCAACACCAACCTTCTCAACTGTCTCAGCAAAGTCAATTCAATACTggccaaaaatgtttttataggCCTCTACAGTCTAAATTAAAACAACTTTGTTACAAATTTATTCCAAAACCCCTTTTTTAGATTTACTTGATCCAAGTCCTATTCTCATATTGCCAAAATAGTAAAAGTATTCGAGGTGGTttcaaatcttttgaaatgaacaatttgaaaatcatttataaagttAGGTTTGGAAGCGTTGCTTGAAACCTTTGTAGATGCTTATAAATACTAACATATCTCCACGGCTCTTTCCATGCTTGCTTCAATTCCTATTCTGATCACTCACACAAGACTTCCAATTATGAGAAGATCCAGCAGTTGCAAGGCTTCTCCTCCAGGAAACCAATCCATGATTGGCAACAGCACTTGCGAGGAAATCATTGTTCGGCGTACTGCAAACTACCATCCTCCCATTTGGGACTATGATTATGTGCAGTCACTGAGAAGTGATTATGTGGTAGGTTTATATATCATGAATATTGCTAACAGGTTAATTCTAGTTATTAATGTTCCACTTGGTGCTACTAACAAATACATGGTTATGTATGCAGGGAGAAATATACACCAGAAGACTTGATAAGCTAAAGAGAGATGTGAAGCCAATGCTTGGGAAAGTGAAGAAGCCTTTGGATCAGCTGGAGCTAATCGATGTTTTGCAAAGGCTTGGACTATATTATCACTTCAAGGATGCAATAAAGAGAATATTGGACAGCATATACAACCAGTACAATCAGCACGAAGAGTGGAAGAAAGATGATTTATACGCAACAGCTCTTGAATTTAGACTGTTAAGGCAGCATGGCTATGATGTGCCTGAAGGTGTGGCTGTGTAggattcacttattcattttgtttgttttaaataagttaagaacttaaatttaaatgaactatagGCAACAATACAAATATTGGTCTCTTATTTGTTtatccctttttcttttggaagCTCTTATAATGCTTTTTGCAGATGTGTAAGCTATGACTTTATCCCAAATAAAATTAGGTACTTAACTAGAAAGCACTCTTATTAATGCAGATGTTTTTAGTAGATTCAAGGACGAAACAGGGATCTTTAAGGCATGCCTGTGTGAAGATATGAAGGGAGTGCTCTGCTTGTACGAAGCTTCATACCTTTGTGTACAAGGAGAAAGTACCTTGGAGCAGGCCAGAGATTTCGCACACAGACATCTTGGAAAGGGCCTTGAGCACAACATAGATCAAAATCTTGCCATTGAGGTGAACCATGCCTTAGAGCTTCCATTGCATTGGAGAATGCCAAGGTTAGAGGCAAGGTGGTTCATAGACATATACGAGAAAAGACAGGACATGAATCCTATCTTGCTGGAGTTTGCTAAATTGGACTTCAATATGGTACAAGCCACACACCAGGAGGATCTAAAACACATGTCTAGGTAATTAGTTCATCAACATTCTTAATGTTTTGAGATCCAGCCAAAAACTCTATATCATACtcttagaatatttttattgtctCTCTGGGCTCCTATAAAGCTGGTGGAGGAGTACACGCCTGGGAGAAAAGTTGAAATTTGCTAGGGACAGGCTGATGGAGAATTTCCTATGGACTGTGGGAGTGATATTCGAGCCTCAGTATGGATATTGTAGGAGAATGCTCACGAAGGTTGGCACATTCATAACAATAATTGATGATGTTTACGACGTTTATGGTACATTGGATGAACTTGAGCTTTTTACAGATGCTGTTGACAGGTTACTGTTTGTCTGTCTTCCCATATCCTCTATGCATCATATGCTTCTGATTTAGTCAGCTGctcta
Proteins encoded:
- the LOC104877876 gene encoding (-)-alpha-terpineol synthase — protein: MLASIPILITHTRLPIMRRSSSCKASPPGNQSMIGNSTCEEIIVRRTANYHPPIWDYDYVQSLRSDYVGEIYTRRLDKLKRDVKPMLGKVKKPLDQLELIDVLQRLGLYYHFKDAIKRILDSIYNQYNQHEEWKKDDLYATALEFRLLRQHGYDVPEDVFSRFKDETGIFKACLCEDMKGVLCLYEASYLCVQGESTLEQARDFAHRHLGKGLEHNIDQNLAIEVNHALELPLHWRMPRLEARWFIDIYEKRQDMNPILLEFAKLDFNMVQATHQEDLKHMSSWWRSTRLGEKLKFARDRLMENFLWTVGVIFEPQYGYCRRMLTKVGTFITIIDDVYDVYGTLDELELFTDAVDRWDINAMDPLPEYMKLCFLALYNSTNEMAYDALKEHGLQIISYLRKVWSDLCKSFLLEAKWYYSGYKPTLQEYISNAWISMSGPVVLVHAYFFVTNPITKEALQSLERYHNIIRWSSMISRLSDDLGTSLDELKRGDVPKSIQCYMYETGASEEDARKHISYLIEGTWKKLNEDGAVESPLPETFIRIATNFARMAQCMYQHGDGHGIEDGETKDRVLSLLIEPIPVHRQ